In Paenibacillus kyungheensis, the following are encoded in one genomic region:
- a CDS encoding NUDIX hydrolase has translation MSYITELREVVGSRPLIMAGATVVLMNDQQQILLQKRVDNHYWGLPGGSMELGETLEQVAKRELEEETGLVAVHLQLLDIFSGPELYYQYPHGDEVYNVVAAYVCREYSGSLQVQCSEVQELQFFDLFDLPQMINPPDLPVVQYFLKSFLGNHDHPMIERKPND, from the coding sequence ATGAGCTATATCACTGAACTGAGAGAAGTTGTAGGAAGCAGACCTCTTATTATGGCTGGTGCTACAGTCGTATTGATGAATGATCAACAACAGATTCTATTGCAAAAGCGTGTCGATAATCATTATTGGGGATTGCCAGGTGGAAGTATGGAACTGGGTGAGACATTAGAACAAGTCGCTAAGCGCGAATTGGAAGAAGAAACAGGACTGGTAGCTGTGCATTTGCAGCTACTGGATATCTTCTCCGGGCCTGAACTGTATTATCAGTATCCACATGGTGATGAAGTGTATAACGTAGTTGCGGCTTATGTATGTAGAGAGTATAGCGGTTCACTGCAAGTTCAATGTTCTGAAGTTCAAGAACTACAATTTTTTGATCTGTTTGATTTACCGCAGATGATCAATCCACCTGATCTTCCCGTAGTGCAATATTTTCTAAAATCATTTCTAGGAAATCATGATCATCCTATGATTGAAAGGAAGCCAAACGATTGA
- a CDS encoding methyl-accepting chemotaxis protein: MQNYNQQSMDALVVKALENNLAIIRFDTHRRVAYVNDIFARTMGYTREEMQGMDHRSFCFPEFVNSPQYELFWKNLLSGESFQNKIERMDASGNSIWLEATYMPIFEDDNHQVIGISKIATNITQRQNHMTTVVTELQNMADHMSERANKGINRSQELLQSINKIADVSAENKHTLMNLQQQALSIQGVVQTIRDISSQTHLLALNAAIEAAHAGEFGRGFDIVAKEVRKLSKMVEQSIIEVRDSVDAITREIEKIAKGTNEAQSTVEQSQQQIQVAMSDFTQISSAAQELDIQAREVSVIL, from the coding sequence GTGCAGAACTATAATCAACAATCAATGGATGCTTTAGTAGTCAAAGCTTTGGAGAATAACCTTGCTATTATTCGATTTGATACTCATCGACGTGTAGCTTATGTAAACGATATTTTTGCTCGTACTATGGGTTATACACGTGAAGAAATGCAAGGAATGGATCATCGGTCTTTTTGTTTTCCTGAGTTTGTGAACAGTCCTCAATATGAACTATTTTGGAAAAATCTTTTATCTGGAGAAAGCTTTCAAAATAAAATCGAACGTATGGATGCTAGCGGCAACTCAATCTGGTTAGAAGCCACTTATATGCCTATTTTCGAAGATGACAATCATCAAGTTATTGGTATCTCTAAAATCGCAACCAATATTACACAGCGCCAAAACCATATGACTACTGTCGTCACCGAGCTACAAAATATGGCAGATCATATGAGTGAACGTGCCAATAAAGGGATTAACCGCAGTCAGGAATTATTGCAAAGTATAAACAAAATTGCAGATGTCTCTGCTGAAAACAAACACACTTTGATGAACCTTCAGCAACAAGCTTTATCGATTCAAGGAGTAGTACAGACGATTCGTGATATTTCTTCTCAGACGCATTTGCTTGCTTTGAATGCAGCGATAGAAGCCGCTCATGCTGGCGAATTTGGACGTGGATTCGATATCGTTGCCAAAGAAGTACGCAAGCTATCGAAAATGGTAGAACAATCTATTATTGAAGTACGTGATAGTGTAGATGCGATTACACGCGAAATTGAGAAAATTGCTAAAGGCACCAACGAAGCTCAATCCACCGTAGAACAAAGCCAGCAACAGATTCAAGTAGCGATGAGTGATTTTACCCAAATCTCCTCGGCAGCTCAAGAATTAGATATTCAAGCACGCGAAGTATCGGTAATCCTTTAA
- the msrA gene encoding peptide-methionine (S)-S-oxide reductase MsrA, protein MSELQKATFAGGCFWCMVTPFEELPGIHGIVSGYTGGHIKNPTYEQVKTGNTGHYEVVEITFDPSLFAYEKLLELYWPQTDPTDDGGQFQDRGTQYRTAIFYHNEEQQELALQSKAELAASGRFTQPIVTEILPAPVFYPAEEYHQDYHKKNPKHYKEDREQSGRDEFIDNNWQQS, encoded by the coding sequence ATGTCAGAATTACAAAAAGCAACATTTGCAGGAGGATGCTTCTGGTGCATGGTTACACCATTTGAAGAATTACCGGGTATTCATGGGATTGTGTCTGGCTATACAGGTGGACATATCAAAAATCCAACATATGAACAAGTCAAAACAGGCAATACCGGTCATTATGAAGTGGTCGAAATTACATTTGATCCATCTTTATTTGCTTACGAGAAATTATTAGAACTGTACTGGCCACAGACAGATCCTACCGATGATGGCGGACAATTTCAAGATCGTGGTACACAGTATCGTACTGCTATTTTTTATCATAATGAAGAACAACAAGAATTAGCGCTTCAATCCAAAGCAGAACTGGCAGCAAGCGGTCGATTTACACAACCGATTGTTACAGAGATTTTGCCTGCACCTGTTTTTTATCCAGCCGAAGAATATCATCAAGATTATCACAAAAAGAATCCTAAACATTATAAAGAAGATCGTGAACAATCCGGACGGGACGAGTTTATCGATAACAACTGGCAACAATCTTAA
- a CDS encoding LysE family translocator, translated as MWGIEHYWIFILSSILLNITPGSDTIYILSRSIFQGKKAGIMSVYGIISGSLVHTLLAGLGLSLILMQSALAFNIVKWIGAAYLIWLGIRSIMARHESAQAMQAVDSQSNRKVYLQGMMTNVLNPKVALFYLAFIPQFVSPEQTYGAIPFILLGLTFSTTGILWCMLLVVFSSKMAHRLQSSRVATYMNKITGSIFILLGLNLLRTSRNVSS; from the coding sequence ATGTGGGGAATCGAACATTATTGGATTTTTATACTGTCTAGTATTTTGCTGAATATCACCCCTGGCAGTGATACGATTTATATTTTGAGTCGTAGTATTTTTCAAGGGAAAAAGGCAGGCATCATGTCAGTATACGGTATTATCTCAGGTTCATTAGTACATACATTGTTAGCAGGTCTTGGGCTTTCTTTAATTCTTATGCAGTCTGCACTAGCTTTTAATATAGTCAAATGGATTGGAGCTGCTTATCTGATCTGGTTAGGGATACGTTCGATAATGGCGCGTCACGAATCTGCGCAAGCGATGCAAGCTGTAGATTCTCAAAGTAATCGTAAAGTATATCTACAAGGGATGATGACCAATGTACTGAATCCCAAAGTAGCTTTGTTTTACTTAGCATTTATACCGCAATTTGTAAGCCCGGAACAGACATATGGAGCGATTCCATTTATTTTGCTAGGACTTACATTCAGTACGACTGGCATCCTATGGTGTATGTTGTTAGTAGTCTTTTCAAGCAAAATGGCACATCGTCTACAATCTAGTCGTGTCGCTACATATATGAATAAGATTACAGGTAGTATTTTTATCTTATTAGGTCTCAATCTGTTACGTACGTCACGGAATGTTTCTTCATAA
- a CDS encoding antibiotic biosynthesis monooxygenase family protein, whose product MILEVANLQVKASQTYEFEQSFHQASKIISSMKGYISHELQRCLEVDNLYLLLVRWETLADHTEGFRGSAEYQEWKKLLHHYYDPFPAVHHYEIVESSQS is encoded by the coding sequence ATGATATTAGAAGTAGCTAATTTACAAGTAAAAGCAAGTCAAACGTATGAGTTTGAACAAAGTTTTCATCAGGCTTCAAAGATTATTTCCAGTATGAAAGGGTACATATCTCATGAATTACAACGTTGCCTTGAAGTTGACAATCTATATTTATTGTTAGTCCGTTGGGAGACATTAGCTGATCATACTGAAGGATTCCGCGGATCAGCAGAATATCAAGAATGGAAAAAATTACTGCATCATTACTATGATCCGTTCCCGGCAGTTCATCATTATGAAATTGTAGAATCATCTCAATCTTAA
- a CDS encoding phytase produces the protein MLKNIGKTALLMAGISITTAVASPLVHAAEGSSVPLRQSIEAMGGKMYWDGEDKAAFFQLKNGITGSITVGEKKYRLAGKSGTLEQAAELQQGATYIPQTLLTMINAENAKFNDPTDAVPVFAVQPTGETDAVESGEDAADDPAIWLDPSNASNSKIIATNKGGGMLVYDLKGKELKSYSTGKMNNTDLRYDFPLNGKKVDIVGATNRSSNTVDIFSFDGKTGALTNILANPIKSKMGEVYGFSLYHSLKTNKYYALVLGKEGEFEQYELTDNGKGKVKGTLVRHFKLDTQSEGMVADDEYGTLYIAEEDAAIWKYSAEPDGGNQPLGTVDIADGRRLHDDIEGLTLYYGANGTGYLMASSQGNNTYAVYDRQDNNKYISNFTINDGKGIDGTTETDGIDVLGANMGSQYPYGVFIAQDDENLKNGKKINQNFKMVPWQSIDAGLHEGVAMTANTSPDPRKLENRQ, from the coding sequence ATGTTAAAGAACATAGGTAAAACGGCTTTATTAATGGCAGGAATCAGTATTACAACAGCGGTAGCGAGTCCGCTTGTACATGCAGCAGAGGGTTCATCCGTTCCTCTTAGACAATCGATCGAAGCAATGGGTGGCAAAATGTACTGGGATGGGGAAGACAAAGCTGCCTTTTTCCAATTGAAAAATGGCATTACAGGTTCAATCACAGTCGGTGAGAAGAAATATCGCTTAGCAGGCAAAAGCGGTACATTGGAACAAGCGGCTGAATTGCAACAGGGAGCTACTTATATCCCACAAACCTTACTAACAATGATTAATGCTGAAAATGCCAAATTCAATGATCCTACCGACGCAGTACCTGTGTTCGCAGTACAACCGACAGGGGAGACAGATGCTGTAGAATCCGGTGAAGATGCGGCTGACGATCCCGCGATCTGGCTCGATCCTTCCAATGCTTCGAATAGCAAGATTATTGCTACGAACAAAGGTGGCGGAATGTTAGTCTACGATCTAAAAGGGAAAGAATTAAAATCATACAGCACAGGTAAAATGAACAATACAGATCTTCGTTATGATTTTCCTTTGAATGGTAAAAAAGTAGATATTGTTGGTGCGACCAATCGTTCATCTAATACTGTAGACATTTTTTCTTTTGATGGCAAAACAGGAGCACTTACCAATATTTTGGCTAATCCGATCAAATCCAAAATGGGCGAAGTGTATGGATTTAGCTTGTATCATAGTTTGAAAACAAACAAATATTATGCGCTTGTTTTGGGTAAAGAAGGCGAATTTGAGCAATATGAATTAACGGATAATGGTAAAGGCAAAGTGAAAGGCACATTAGTACGTCATTTCAAATTAGATACACAATCCGAAGGTATGGTTGCGGATGACGAATACGGCACATTGTATATTGCTGAAGAAGATGCAGCGATCTGGAAATACAGCGCTGAACCGGATGGTGGTAATCAACCATTAGGTACTGTAGATATCGCAGATGGACGTCGTTTGCACGATGATATTGAGGGCTTAACTCTGTATTACGGCGCAAATGGAACTGGGTATTTGATGGCTTCTAGCCAAGGTAACAATACGTATGCTGTGTATGATCGTCAAGATAATAACAAGTACATCTCTAACTTTACGATCAACGATGGAAAAGGAATAGATGGAACTACCGAGACAGACGGAATAGATGTATTAGGTGCTAATATGGGCAGCCAATATCCATATGGTGTATTTATTGCGCAAGATGATGAGAATTTGAAAAATGGCAAAAAGATTAATCAAAACTTCAAAATGGTTCCATGGCAATCTATTGATGCAGGTCTACATGAAGGTGTAGCAATGACAGCCAATACTAGCCCTGATCCAAGAAAATTAGAAAATCGTCAATAA
- a CDS encoding DinB family protein, with protein sequence MNYSQRLQNLVLHFQTELNRIPQDEFSAKSHPAKWSKKEIVGHLCDSAANNYIRLVKIALSDYPIPIEGYDQDRWVELNDYHNSYDPYDVIQLWINRNVQISTVLAQIPEEDYTKEGILPSGESVTLEWLAADYIEHMIHHFRQILGNERIETMINQSKKSKVEHS encoded by the coding sequence ATGAATTACAGTCAACGACTTCAGAATCTGGTATTGCATTTTCAGACCGAATTGAATCGTATTCCTCAAGACGAATTTAGCGCCAAATCTCATCCAGCCAAATGGTCTAAAAAAGAAATTGTCGGTCATCTATGTGATTCGGCAGCCAACAATTATATACGTCTGGTCAAAATTGCTCTGTCTGATTATCCTATTCCGATCGAAGGGTATGATCAAGATCGCTGGGTAGAACTCAATGATTACCATAATAGTTATGATCCATATGATGTGATTCAGCTCTGGATCAATCGCAATGTACAGATTTCGACAGTACTTGCTCAGATTCCTGAAGAAGATTATACCAAAGAAGGTATTTTACCTTCTGGAGAAAGTGTGACTTTGGAATGGCTGGCTGCTGATTATATCGAGCATATGATTCATCATTTCCGCCAGATTCTAGGCAATGAACGTATCGAGACAATGATCAACCAGAGTAAAAAGTCTAAAGTTGAACATAGCTAA
- a CDS encoding HD domain-containing protein, whose translation MTTTPNSTEQIQEQVIQDTAQFVKSVLSEDTSGHDWWHIHRVVQMTERITATEGGNRFVAVMAALLHDVADEKLNVSKEAGMRKVTDWLDTQSIPLADVEHIIEIIATMSYNGGNNPPVRTLEGQIVQDADRLDAIGAISIARVFVYSGHTGRPIHDPDIPVRTSMTSEQYRNEKSTAINHFHEKLLKLKDMINTPSARIIAEERHQYMQEYVDRFYKEWNGEI comes from the coding sequence ATGACAACCACACCGAATAGTACAGAGCAGATACAAGAACAAGTGATTCAAGATACAGCCCAATTTGTGAAATCGGTTCTTTCTGAGGATACCAGTGGACATGATTGGTGGCATATTCACCGTGTTGTACAAATGACCGAACGTATTACAGCGACTGAAGGAGGCAATCGATTTGTTGCAGTGATGGCGGCTTTGCTTCATGATGTAGCAGACGAAAAGCTCAATGTCTCCAAAGAAGCAGGTATGCGTAAAGTAACCGATTGGTTAGATACACAATCGATCCCTCTAGCCGATGTGGAACATATAATAGAGATTATCGCCACTATGTCTTACAATGGAGGGAACAACCCTCCTGTACGTACACTTGAAGGACAGATTGTACAAGACGCTGATCGTCTGGATGCGATTGGAGCTATCTCTATTGCTCGTGTATTTGTTTATTCAGGGCATACCGGTCGTCCTATTCATGATCCTGATATTCCAGTCCGTACTTCAATGACTTCTGAACAATATCGTAATGAGAAGAGCACAGCTATTAATCATTTCCATGAAAAATTGCTCAAATTAAAAGATATGATCAATACGCCTTCTGCACGTATTATCGCCGAAGAACGTCATCAATATATGCAAGAATATGTAGACCGCTTTTACAAAGAATGGAATGGCGAAATCTAA
- a CDS encoding HSP90 family protein: MSESDTYRFQVNLSGMINILSNHLYSNPKVFLREVLQNAVDAVTARSQQDATYQGSIHLELTGSGAGSTLMIEDDGIGLTREDVHEFLAMIGQSSKRSGADAFTQETSFIGRFGIGLLSCFMVSDEIVMVTQSAKGGKALEWRGNPDGTYHIRELETELSPGTKVYLRCKPDCEMYYESELLQQWIYDYGALLPYPITFRDEQTQRIINDQRPVWLDDPERARGHRDEVLQLGQRLLGEKFQDYIPLRTASGRTGGIAYILPHSVNLNVKKSNRVYLKYMLVSEKAENILPDWAFFVKSIIWTDELQPTASREHFYENEKLEEVRQELGNSIRAELLRMAEYEPDRLQRIIQLHALSMKALAVEDTSFFQIIYRWLPFETTYGRRKVHELLADNQKMYYTTSLDEYRQITHVASAQSLLVVNGGYVYDAELIALLPEVCAEANTERLIPEDVSLAFTDITTEERKQYYEAVRYADVALQRFRCQIQLKRFKPEDLPALFTLSQEASDLRSIETSKSVSPLALTSVLQSLSSSLQQSAYSTLYLNINNSVVERIFQAKNESMIVVAIEMLYVNALMMGHYPMNRQEMQVLNQGIVRFLDWGLSANTDQGGHTE; the protein is encoded by the coding sequence ATGAGTGAGTCAGATACATATCGGTTTCAGGTCAATCTTAGTGGAATGATTAATATTTTATCCAATCATTTATACAGTAATCCTAAAGTGTTTTTACGTGAAGTTTTACAAAATGCCGTCGATGCTGTAACCGCTCGTTCGCAACAAGATGCCACTTATCAAGGAAGTATCCATCTTGAGTTAACAGGTTCAGGTGCTGGGTCGACATTGATGATCGAAGATGATGGCATTGGCTTAACAAGAGAAGATGTACATGAATTTTTGGCGATGATCGGTCAATCGTCTAAGCGTAGTGGAGCAGATGCGTTTACCCAAGAGACTTCTTTTATCGGACGATTCGGTATTGGACTGTTATCTTGCTTTATGGTGAGTGATGAGATCGTTATGGTGACTCAATCTGCCAAAGGTGGTAAAGCGCTAGAGTGGCGTGGTAATCCAGATGGTACTTATCATATTCGTGAACTAGAGACAGAATTATCCCCAGGGACGAAAGTATATTTACGTTGCAAGCCTGATTGTGAAATGTATTATGAATCTGAATTGTTGCAACAATGGATCTATGATTATGGTGCATTATTACCCTATCCGATTACATTCCGTGATGAGCAGACTCAGCGCATTATTAACGATCAGCGTCCTGTATGGCTGGATGATCCAGAACGAGCACGAGGTCATCGTGATGAAGTATTACAACTGGGACAGCGTCTACTTGGTGAGAAATTTCAAGATTATATTCCTTTGCGAACTGCTTCAGGACGTACAGGCGGTATCGCTTATATTTTGCCGCACTCTGTGAATCTGAATGTGAAGAAATCGAATCGAGTATATTTGAAATATATGCTAGTCTCAGAAAAAGCAGAAAACATTTTGCCAGACTGGGCGTTTTTTGTGAAAAGTATTATCTGGACAGATGAATTACAACCGACAGCATCTCGTGAACATTTCTACGAAAATGAGAAATTGGAAGAAGTTCGTCAAGAACTAGGAAATAGTATTCGTGCTGAATTGCTACGTATGGCAGAATATGAGCCTGATCGATTGCAACGCATTATTCAATTGCATGCGTTATCAATGAAAGCTCTTGCGGTTGAAGATACATCATTTTTCCAGATTATTTATCGCTGGTTGCCTTTTGAGACAACATACGGTCGCCGTAAAGTGCATGAATTACTAGCAGACAATCAGAAAATGTATTATACGACCAGTTTGGACGAATATCGTCAGATTACTCATGTTGCTTCTGCACAATCGTTATTAGTGGTAAATGGTGGTTATGTGTACGATGCAGAACTGATTGCTCTTCTTCCTGAAGTATGTGCAGAAGCGAATACAGAGCGCTTAATTCCAGAAGATGTCTCTCTTGCTTTTACCGATATTACGACAGAAGAGCGCAAACAATATTATGAAGCTGTTCGTTATGCAGATGTTGCTTTGCAACGATTCCGCTGTCAGATTCAGCTCAAACGGTTCAAGCCGGAAGATTTACCAGCCTTATTTACTTTATCGCAAGAAGCTTCGGATTTGCGCTCTATTGAGACATCCAAATCAGTTAGCCCGCTTGCTTTAACTTCTGTACTGCAAAGTCTAAGTTCTTCATTGCAACAGTCTGCTTATTCGACACTTTATCTGAATATAAACAATTCAGTCGTAGAGCGTATTTTCCAAGCTAAAAATGAAAGTATGATTGTTGTTGCTATCGAAATGTTATATGTAAATGCATTGATGATGGGTCACTATCCGATGAACAGACAAGAGATGCAAGTATTGAATCAAGGCATTGTTCGCTTTTTAGATTGGGGATTATCAGCGAATACAGATCAAGGAGGACATACCGAATGA
- a CDS encoding DUF7716 domain-containing protein, which produces MNPNQQQIVDLYEKGELQYAKFDHFVELLPVMNKIENQWLYLNVKKWESNPLTTPIYYFNEDWLNELEYQGGTITNAREDIFPDWVDDQHIQTWLELATFEDIIDILHNAGKTPTPEMMVIAINYYYEYDAFLEYDEVVARMDNH; this is translated from the coding sequence ATGAATCCAAATCAACAGCAAATCGTTGATTTATATGAAAAAGGAGAATTACAATACGCCAAGTTTGATCATTTTGTAGAACTGTTGCCTGTGATGAATAAGATAGAAAATCAATGGCTCTATCTTAATGTGAAAAAGTGGGAAAGCAATCCGCTTACTACCCCTATTTATTATTTTAATGAAGATTGGCTAAATGAATTGGAGTATCAAGGAGGAACCATTACCAACGCTCGTGAAGATATTTTTCCTGATTGGGTGGATGATCAACATATACAAACGTGGTTAGAATTGGCTACGTTCGAAGATATTATTGATATTTTGCACAATGCAGGCAAAACGCCTACACCTGAAATGATGGTGATTGCGATTAATTATTATTATGAATACGATGCTTTTTTGGAATACGATGAAGTGGTAGCTAGAATGGACAATCATTAA
- a CDS encoding GNAT family N-acetyltransferase, with translation MIRIEQVSPTDLHLRTLIQALDKDLQQRYDEENIYTIDLDHPDAFHTTFMVAYIDDTPVGCGAIRPLDTDSVELKRFFVDSTYRRQGIAGNMLQALEQKAIEQGCHFVRLETGAEQFEATAFYERNGYYRIPVFADYEDDGISLCYEKKLDLDK, from the coding sequence ATGATTCGTATCGAGCAAGTTTCGCCAACTGATCTTCATTTGAGAACATTAATTCAGGCATTAGATAAAGATTTGCAACAACGGTATGACGAGGAAAATATTTATACGATCGATCTTGATCATCCAGATGCTTTTCACACTACATTTATGGTTGCTTATATAGACGATACACCGGTAGGTTGTGGCGCTATCCGACCATTGGATACAGACAGTGTAGAATTGAAGCGATTTTTTGTTGATTCTACTTACCGTAGACAAGGGATTGCTGGCAATATGTTACAAGCATTAGAGCAAAAAGCGATTGAGCAAGGATGTCATTTTGTTCGTCTGGAGACAGGTGCAGAGCAGTTTGAAGCGACTGCTTTTTATGAGCGTAACGGCTATTATCGTATTCCTGTGTTTGCAGATTATGAAGATGATGGAATTAGTCTCTGCTATGAAAAGAAGCTAGATTTGGATAAATAA
- a CDS encoding alpha/beta fold hydrolase translates to MLEHTFTMTDPEDVAVHVYEWRPEDQADQLPLRGIVQITHGMSETAKRYKRLAESLTTQGFIVYAHDQRGHGLTASGPEYLGDPGDNGFYWMTQNVIQLSKWIRDHHPTLPLFIMGHSMGSFIIQKVMYEQPDLYDGFMLSGTNGKRNLLRVGKQIAHLQQRFRGQVHRSLLLNIIVFASYNKGLPRPRKTFDWLSRDPDEVSLFMNDPFCGKLPSVRFYVHFFELLLEIHQPGHMKRIPTDKPVYLFSGERDPVGQYGKGVKQLYQQYLQLGLQDVKLDLYPDSRHETLNDINRDEVTANVIHWLDEHISSTTIASK, encoded by the coding sequence ATGCTCGAACATACATTTACCATGACTGATCCTGAAGATGTTGCTGTACATGTATATGAATGGCGTCCAGAAGATCAAGCCGATCAACTACCTTTGCGCGGTATTGTTCAGATTACTCATGGCATGTCTGAGACCGCCAAAAGATACAAACGGTTGGCCGAATCGCTTACTACTCAAGGATTTATTGTCTATGCTCATGATCAACGTGGACATGGATTAACCGCTTCCGGGCCAGAATATTTAGGCGATCCTGGTGATAACGGATTTTATTGGATGACTCAAAATGTGATCCAATTATCCAAATGGATTCGAGATCATCACCCGACGTTACCTCTTTTTATTATGGGACATAGTATGGGTTCTTTTATTATTCAAAAAGTAATGTATGAGCAACCTGATCTGTATGATGGTTTTATGTTATCAGGCACAAATGGGAAACGTAATCTGCTTCGAGTCGGTAAACAAATTGCTCATCTTCAGCAACGGTTTCGTGGTCAGGTACATCGCAGTCTGCTATTAAATATCATTGTATTTGCTTCTTACAATAAAGGGCTCCCCCGTCCACGTAAAACATTTGATTGGTTATCGCGTGATCCTGATGAAGTGTCATTATTTATGAATGATCCTTTTTGCGGAAAGCTACCTTCTGTGCGTTTCTATGTTCATTTTTTTGAATTATTATTAGAGATTCATCAACCCGGGCATATGAAGCGTATTCCAACGGATAAACCTGTATATTTATTTAGCGGTGAACGTGATCCTGTAGGGCAGTATGGTAAAGGGGTCAAGCAATTGTATCAACAATATCTTCAGTTAGGTCTACAAGACGTTAAGTTAGATCTGTATCCAGATAGCAGGCATGAGACGCTCAATGATATTAATCGTGATGAAGTAACGGCTAATGTGATTCACTGGTTAGATGAACATATATCCAGTACAACGATTGCATCCAAATAA
- a CDS encoding Bax inhibitor-1/YccA family protein: MALNNPALSEKAFSDFKESDFKAGAMTVGGTVGKTMVLLALLMVAAVYTWYLYYQGQDVTGFLIVGLIGSLVTSLITIFFKRAAFVTAPLYVILNGLMLGAISAWTDYSYPGIVINAILITVGTLFLMLAIYTLRIIKVTPGFALGIVICTASIALVYLIDIILGFFGINVPFIHETGWIGIGISLFIVAIAALNLLLDFHFIETEAQSGAPKYMEWYAAFGLMVTLIWLYMEILRLLSKLNSRN, from the coding sequence ATGGCGTTAAACAATCCAGCACTTAGCGAAAAAGCATTCTCGGATTTTAAAGAAAGTGACTTTAAAGCAGGTGCAATGACGGTTGGCGGTACAGTAGGAAAAACAATGGTACTTCTTGCTTTATTGATGGTTGCGGCAGTGTACACATGGTATTTGTATTATCAAGGACAGGATGTAACAGGCTTTTTGATTGTAGGTCTAATCGGTAGTCTGGTGACTTCATTAATCACTATTTTTTTCAAAAGAGCAGCGTTTGTAACAGCACCGTTATATGTCATTTTGAATGGATTAATGTTAGGAGCAATCTCGGCGTGGACCGATTATAGTTACCCGGGAATCGTCATCAATGCGATTTTGATTACTGTAGGTACGTTATTTTTGATGTTAGCGATCTACACACTACGTATTATCAAAGTCACCCCAGGATTTGCACTTGGGATCGTGATTTGTACAGCATCAATAGCTCTTGTATATCTTATTGATATTATTTTAGGCTTTTTTGGAATCAATGTACCGTTTATTCATGAAACAGGTTGGATTGGTATCGGTATTAGCTTATTTATCGTAGCGATTGCTGCACTTAACTTATTGTTAGATTTTCATTTTATTGAGACAGAAGCGCAATCAGGTGCTCCTAAATATATGGAATGGTATGCAGCATTTGGTCTGATGGTAACTTTGATCTGGTTGTATATGGAAATTCTACGTTTGTTATCTAAATTGAATAGCCGTAATTAA
- a CDS encoding GNAT family N-acetyltransferase, translating into MIISVVEQLKVHELEPLVIRSEQEGFKHLQRLVNEYVAGENTFSGEGEALYIVREQEQIIGVVGLNQDPFSDHSTGRIRRLYVHPDYRHLGIGKQLVQKVTSEAKKFYNILVLYTNSEQASQFYIQLAFKQEHGNPHRSHYKVL; encoded by the coding sequence ATGATCATCTCTGTTGTAGAACAATTGAAAGTACATGAACTGGAACCTTTAGTGATCCGAAGTGAACAAGAAGGATTCAAACATCTCCAGCGATTGGTTAACGAATACGTAGCAGGAGAAAATACATTTTCAGGTGAAGGAGAAGCTCTGTATATCGTTCGTGAACAGGAGCAGATTATAGGAGTAGTCGGCTTGAATCAAGATCCTTTTTCCGATCATTCGACAGGTCGAATACGACGACTGTATGTTCATCCTGACTATCGCCATCTGGGAATCGGCAAGCAATTGGTGCAAAAAGTGACTTCTGAAGCGAAGAAGTTCTATAATATACTTGTATTGTATACAAACAGTGAGCAAGCCAGTCAGTTCTATATACAGCTAGCATTTAAGCAAGAGCATGGCAATCCTCATCGAAGTCATTACAAAGTATTATAG